A stretch of Cicer arietinum cultivar CDC Frontier isolate Library 1 chromosome 5, Cicar.CDCFrontier_v2.0, whole genome shotgun sequence DNA encodes these proteins:
- the LOC101511565 gene encoding putative receptor protein kinase ZmPK1: MANRDQPVNGKKSKLHLQDNGNLVLRDADESHVWSTNTFSLSTVHLILLNTGNLVLYNVGVILWQSFDFPTDTLLPQQIFNRHSKLVCSRSETNKSSGFYTLYFDNDNILRLLYNGPEVSSIYWPDPWLTDWDSKRAGYNNSRVAVLNTLGNFSSSDDFNFMTSDYGTLLMQRRLKLDHDGNIRAYSRRQREEKWYVSWQAKSRPCRIHGVCGPNSLCSYYSNGVKCSCLPGYKMKNDGDWSYGCEPKFSLSCNKTQSRFLVITNVELFGYDYGIMTNYTLEQCKELCLQLCNCKGIQYTYVIAGSGIPGTYTCYPKLQLRNAYRIPYFNADLYLKLPENSSYNYKESMDDKYKLACSVNPKTVTLETAHNEVHEGRYIKFLLWFVGGMGGLEILCIFMMWFFLVRRKGQQHSRGDTRVYNMIGFRKFSYSEIKRVTKNFSEEIGKGAGGIVYKGVLLDQRVVAVKRLKEANQGEEEFQAEVSSIGRFNHMNLIELWGYCVDGKHRILVYEFMENGSLAEHIKSRNLDWTKRFDIALGTAKGLCYIHEECLEWILHCDVKPQNILLDSNYQPKVSDFGLSKLRNRGDSKFSSFSKIRGTRGYMAPEWVLNHSITSKVDVFSYGIVVLEMITGKSAAKDVVDMGNDGEEKVGLVGWLRDKRNGRVSWVGEILEDMVEGDYDERKIEGLVNVALQCVEEEKDKRPTMSQVVEMLQKLCCENHNQ; the protein is encoded by the exons ATGGCAAACCGTGATCAACCGGTCAACGGAAAAAAGTCAAAGCTTCACCTTCAAGACAATGGTAACCTTGTTTTAAGAGATGCTGATGAATCTCATGTTTGGTCTACAAACACTTTCTCACTTTCCACTGTTCATCTCATTCTTTTAAACACTGGTAACCTCGTTTTATACAATGTTGGTGTTATTTTGTGGCAAAGTTTTGATTTTCCAACTGATACACTTTTACCACAACAAATTTTCAACAGACATTCAAAACTAGTTTGTTCAAGAAGTGAGACAAACAAGTCTTCTGGTTTTTACACATTGTATTTCGACAACGACAACATTCTTCGTCTTCTTTACAATGGTCCCGAAGTTTCAAGCATTTATTGGCCAGATCCTTGGCTAACTGATTGGGATTCTAAAAGAGCTGGTTACAATAACAGCCGAGTTGCGGTTTTGAACACTCTTGGTAACTTTAGTTCATCAGATGATTTCAATTTCATGACATCTGATTATGGAACTTTACTTATGCAGAGAAGATTGAAACTTGACCATGATGGTAACATTCGTGCTTACAGTcgaagacaaagagaagaaaaatggtaTGTTTCGTGGCAAGCGAAATCGAGACCATGTAGAATTCATGGCGTTTGTGGTCCAAATAGTTTGTGTTCTTATTATAGTAATGGTGTGAAATGTTCTTGTCTTCCTGGTTACAAAATGAAGAATGATGGTGATTGGTCTTATGGGTGTGAACCAAAATTCTCACTTTCTTGCAATAAAACTCAGTCAAGGTTTTTAGTTATAACCAATGTTGAGTTATTTGGTTATGATTATGGGATCATGACAAATTACACACTTGAACAGTGCAAAGAGTTGTGTTTGCAATTATGCAATTGCAAAGGAATTCAATATACTTATGTCATTGCTGGCTCTGGTATACCTGGTACTTATACATGTTACCCGAAATTGCAGTTGCGAAACGCATATCGAATACCGTATTTTAATGCTGATTTGTACTTGAAATTGCCAGAAAATAGTTCATACAATTACAAGGAATCAATGGATGATAAGTACAAACTTGCTTGTTCTGTGAATCCTAAAACAGTAACACTTGAAACAGCACACAATGAAGTTCATGAAGGCAG GTATATTAAGTTTTTGCTATGGTTTGTAGGAGGAATGGGAGGACTTGAAATCTTATGCATATTTATGATGTGGTTTTTCTTAGTAAGAAGAAAAGGGCAACAACATTCTAGAGGAGACACAAGAGTCTATAACATGATTGGTTTTAGAAAATTCAGTTATTCCGAAATAAAAAGAGTAACTAAAAATTTCAGTGAAGAGATTGGAAAAGGTGCAGGAGGGATAGTATACAAAGGTGTGTTATTGGATCAAAGAGTTGTAGCAGTGAAGAGACTCAAAGAAGCTAATCAAGGTGAAGAAGAGTTTCAAGCTGAAGTTAGTAGCATTGGAAGGTTTAACCACATGAATTTGATTGAGTTATGGGGTTATTGTGTAGATGGAAAACACAGAATCTTGGTTTATGAGTTTATGGAAAATGGTTCTTTGGCAGAACATATAAAGTCTAGAAATTTGGATTGGACAAAAAGATTTGACATAGCATTAGGAACAGCAAAAGGTTTGTGTTATATTCATGAAGAATGTTTGGAGTGGATTTTGCATTGTGATGTGAAGCCACAAAATATACTTTTGGATTCTAATTATCAACCAAAGGTGTCAGATTTTGGATTGTCGAAATTAAGAAACAGAGGTGATAGTAAATTTTCtagtttttcgaaaatacgaggTACAAGAGGTTACATGGCACCTGAGTGGGTTTTGAATCATTCAATAACATCTAAAGTTGATGTTTTTAGCTATGGAATTGTTGTGTTGGAAATGATAACTGGGAAGAGTGCAGCAAAGGATGTTGTTGATATGGGTAATGATGGAGAAGAGAAGGTTGGTTTGGTTGGGTGGTTGAGAGACAAAAGAAATGGAAGAGTTTCATGGGTTGGTGAAATTTTGGAGGATATGGTTGAAGGAGATTATGATGAAAGGAAAATTGAAGGTTTGGTCAATGTGGCTTTACAATGTGTAGAGGAAGAGAAGGATAAGAGACCTACTATGAGTCAAGTTGTAGAGATGCTTCAGAAATTATGCTGTGAAAATCATAATCAGTGA
- the LOC101511895 gene encoding probable carbohydrate esterase At4g34215, with translation MAWFFLLLVFLIQAMPMKLQADKNIFILAGQSNMAGRGGVVNDTRNGVTTWDGVVPPQCRSNPSILKLDAHLKWVKAHEPLHGDIDTVKTNGIGPGMAFANSVLEKNLGLGVVGLVPCAIGGTNISEWERGKVLYNHMMKRVKESLRDDGGGTIRALLWYQGESDTVSLSDAHSYQNRVRKFFLDVRADLQSPLLPIIQVALASGSGPYIEIVRQAQLGIDLLNLKTVDAKGLPLQPDGLHLSTPAQVDLGKMMADAFLQFVPSSNTNMYDNVSPIRNKASSSIGLSNCVSHIYMVHLFITFMIYHNDVHNFLVDV, from the exons atggcTTGGTTCTTCTTGTTATTAGTTTTTCTAATTCAAGCAATGCCAATGAAGCTACAAGccgataaaaatatatttatattagcCGGACAGAGCAACATGGCTGGAAGAGGAGGCGTGGTAAACGACACAAGAAACGGCGTTACAACCTGGGACGGTGTCGTTCCACCACAATGTCGTTCAAATCCATCAATTTTGAAACTCGACGCGCACCTTAAGTGGGTGAAAGCACACGAACCGCTTCACGGAGACATAGACACGGTAAAGACAAATGGGATTGGACCAGGGATGGCATTTGCGAATTCGGTGTTGGAAAAAAACTTGGGACTCGGTGTGGTCGGTTTGGTCCCATGTGCGATTGGTGGAACAAACATAAGTGAATGGGAAAGGGGAAAAGTGCTTTACAACCACATGATGAAGAGGGTTAAGGAATCGTTGCGTGATGATGGTGGTGGTACTATTCGTGCACTTCTTTGGTATCAAGGTGAGTCTGATACGGTAAGTCTAAGTGATGCTCATTCGTACCAAAATAGAGTTCGCAAGTTTTTCTTGGATGTTCGTGCTGATTTGCAGTCTCCATTGCTTCCCATAATTCAG GTGGCTTTGGCATCAGGATCAGGCCCTTACATAGAGATAGTGAGACAGGCTCAGCTGGGTATTGACCTTCTGAACCTGAAAACTGTTGATGCTAAGGGTTTGCCTCTTCAGCCCGACGGGCTTCACCTTTCGACCCCGGCCCAGGTTGATCTTGGAAAGATGATGGCCGATGCATTCCTTCAATTTGTACCCTCTTCAAATACAAATATGTATGACAATGTTAGTCCAATACGTAACAAGGCCTCCAGTTCCATAGGGCTTTCTAATTGTGTTTCTCATATTTATATGGTCCACTTGTTCATAACATTTATGATTTATCACAATGATGTTCACAACTTTCTTGTAGATGTGTAA
- the LOC101509629 gene encoding protein MRG2 isoform X1 — MENSKTNSDVSENSNSNSSSNTEIENYNISVSPYTEGEKVFAYHTTCIYEAKVRQIEYKHKRWRFYLHYLGWKKSWDEWVVLDRLMKHTEENMRIKLALDEKYGNDKNARKPRASSKASNGARGRKRKNDSVIKEKSGVLPDKLVNILIPLTLKKQLVDDFEFITHLGKLVKLPRTPNVNDIFKKYFDYRLKKSGSISDSAEEIMKGLCCYFDKALPVMLLYNNEREQYQEACPNNTVPSSIYGAEHLLRLFVKLPELLIHANIEGDTLIELQTQILDFLRFLRKSQRSFFLSSYHVPEDIENNINKQLFCIAHNIT; from the exons ATGGAGAATTCGAAGACAAACAGTGATGTTTCAGAAAACTCGAATAGCAACAGCAGCTCTAACACTGAGATCGAAAATTATAACATCTCCGTTTCTCCCTACACTGAAGGAGAGAAAGTCTTCGCTTACCACACTACTTGTATTTATGAAGCCAAg gttaggCAAATTGAATACAAGCATAAACGATGGCGGTTCTATCTTCATTATCTT GGTTGGAAGAAAAG TTGGGATGAATGGGTTGTTTTGGATCGTTTGATGAAACACACGGAGGAAAATATGCGCATCAAACTTGCACTTGATGAGAAATATGGTAATGACAAGAATGCCAGAAAACCCCGTGCATCTTCCAAGGCTTCTAACG GAGCGAGAGGCAGGAAACGAAAGAATGATTCTGTGATTAAG GAAAAATCTGGTGTTCTTCCTGATAAACTTGTCAACATTCTGATTCCACTAACATTAAAGAAGCAATTAGTTGATGATTTTGAGTTTATTACTCATCTAGGCAAG CTTGTTAAACTTCCTCGTACTCCTAATGTGAACGACATATTCAAGAAATACTTTGATTACAGATTGAAGAAAAGTGGCTC GATATCTGATTCGGCTGAAGAAATTATGAAAGgattgtgttgttactttgaCAAAGCATTGCCAGTGATGCTCTTGTACAATAATGAGCGTGAGCAGTACCAAGAAGCTTGTCCAAATAATACCGTTCCTTCTTCTATATACGGCGCTGAGCATTTGCTACGCCTCTTTG TTAAGTTGCCAGAGTTATTGATCCATGCTAACATTGAAGGCGACACATTGATAGAACTCCAGACACAAATACTTGACTTTCTCAG ATTCTTGCGAAAAAGTCAGCGCTCATTTTTCCTTTCGAGTTATCATGTCCCGGAAGATATTGAGAACAACATCAATAAACAACTGTTTTGTATTGCACATAATATCACATAG
- the LOC101509957 gene encoding putative receptor protein kinase ZmPK1: MQIIFFHLFLLFTKITSLTTTNTLPQGSSLSVEKPTDTLISPNGVFSAGFFPVGDNAFCFSILYTKSKQSTVIWMANRDQPVNGKYSKLSLFKNGNLILTDAEKTTVWSTSTFSSTSLQLKLKNNGNLVLQTSQKINFTIIWQSFDSPTDTLLPNQPVTEKASLVSSKSEKNYSSGFYKLYFDNDNALRLLFKGSLLSSIYWPSPWRLPVDLGRSTYNVTKIASLDSFGNFISSDAFQFTSTDYPKEVFRLVKMDHDGNLRVYSFNEETNIFEVTWQAISEPCSIHGVCGANSMCTYDHVIGRTCYCLKGYKVKNSQDWSQGCEPEFKPVDLSCNRGESFGFLHLPNMELYGYDLDVTQVTSLRECQRLCLDLCEKCKGFQFKFNEVSTYNCYPKTLLLNGRDSHNIDGEVYLKLPKETLLSSKMPLKHSPLNCSIGNLSQPLNRFYEKPSKNTTLSFLAWLSFGIGVFEITIILFVWFFLFRTNKQHHNGDQIQRRLLSATGFQRFTYSELKSATKGFSKEIGRGGGGVVYKGTLHDDRVAAVKRLNEAHQGEAEFLAEISTIGMLNHMNLIDMWGYCVEGKHRLLVYEFMEHGSLAENLCSNSLDWNKRFNVAVGTAKGLAYLHEECLEWVLHCDVKPQNILLDSDFQPKVADFGLSKLLNRDERDSSVFSRIRGTRGYMAPEWVYNLRITSKVDVYSYGIVLLEMVTGKSPMEIHSLEIGGGVEHHRMVTWVMDKVKSAPTTMFWVEEIIDPKLEGKYDVSEVEILVKVGLKCVKDEMNERPSMSQIVEMLQSHRKRAPHR; this comes from the coding sequence ATGCAAATCATATTCTTCCATCTCTTCCTCTTGTTTACTAAAATAACTTCACTAACAACAACAAACACACTCCCACAAGGCTCGTCACTTTCAGTTGAAAAACCAACAGACACcctcatttcaccaaatggcgTTTTCTCCGCTGGGTTTTTCCCGGTCGGAGACAACGCATTTTGTTTCTCCATCCTCTACACAAAATCCAAACAATCCACAGTTATCTGGATGGCAAACCGGGACCAACCCGTGAATGGTAAATACTCAAAACTCTCACTTTTCAAAAACGGTAATCTCATTTTAACCGATGCAGAAAAAACAACTGTTTGGTCCACTTCAACTTTCTCTTCAACCTCTTTACAACTAAAACTCAAAAACAATGGTAACCTTGTTCTACAAACTTCACAAAAAATCAACTTTACCATTATTTGGCAAAGTTTTGATTCTCCAACTGATACACTTCTTCCAAACCAACCAGTTACAGAGAAAGCAAGCTTAGTTTCATCAAAGAGTGAAAAAAACTATTCTTCTGGTTTCTATAAACTTTACTTCGATAACGATAACGCTCTTCGCCTTCTTTTCAAAGGTTCTTTGTTATCTAGTATTTATTGGCCTTCACCTTGGCGATTACCAGTTGATTTAGGAAGATCAACTTATAATGTTACTAAAATTGCTTCACTCGATTCTTTTGGAAATTTCATATCCTCTGATGCGTTTCAATTTACTTCAACCGATTATCCTAAAGAAGTTTTTAGATTAGTCAAAATGGATCATGATGGTAATTTACGTGTTTACAGTTTCAATGAAGAAACTAATATATTTGAGGTAACATGGCAAGCTATTTCTGAACCTTGTAGTATTCATGGTGTTTGTGGAGCtaatagcatgtgtacttatGATCATGTTATTGGAAGAACATGTTATTGTTTGAAAGGTTATAAGGTGAAGAATTCTCAAGATTGGTCACAAGGATGTGAGCCTGAGTTTAAACCAGTTGATCTTTCTTGTAATCGCGGTGAGTCTTTCGGGTTTCTTCATCTTCCAAACATGGAATTGTATGGCTATGATTTGGACGTAACACAGGTTACAAGCTTGAGAGAATGTCAAAGGTTATGTTTGGATCTTTGTGAAAAATGCAAAggttttcaatttaaattcaatgaaGTTTCTACTTATAATTGTTATCCTAAAACGTTGTTGTTGAATGGAAGAGATTCACACAATATTGATGGAGAGGTTTACTTGAAATTACCGAAAGAAACTTTGTTATCATCCAAAATGCCTCTTAAACACTCACCTTTGAATTGTTCCATTGGTAATTTATCACAACCCTTGAATAGATTCTATGAAAAACCAAGTAAAAACACCACTTTGAGTTTCTTGGCTTGGCTTTCATTTGGAATAGGAGTGTTTGAGATTACCATCATTTTATTTGTGTGGTTCTTTTTGTTTAGAACCAATAAACAACACCATAATGGCGATCAAATACAAAGACGCCTTCTTTCAGCAACAGGGTTTCAAAGGTTTACATATTCGGAACTCAAAAGTGCGACAAAAGGTTTCAGCAAAGAGATTGGTAGAGGAGGCGGTGGAGTTGTTTACAAAGGAACATTACATGATGATCGTGTTGCTGCTGTTAAACGATTAAACGAAGCTCATCAAGGAGAAGCTGAATTTTTAGCTGAAATAAGTACTATTGGTATGTTGAACCATATGAACTTAATTGACATGTGGGGTTATTGTGTTGAAGGAAAACATAGACTTTTGGTGTATGAGTTTATGGAACATGGTTCTTTAGCAGAAAATTTATGTTCTAATTCACTTGATTGGAACAAGAGATTTAATGTAGCTGTTGGAACAGCAAAAGGGTTGGCATATTTACATGAAGAGTGTTTAGAATGGGTTTTGCATTGTGATGTGAAGCCACAAAATATTCTACTTGATTCTGATTTTCAACCAAAGGTAGCTGATTTTGGTTTATCAAAACTTTTGAATAGAGATGAACGTGACAGTTCTGTTTTTTCAAGAATAAGAGGGACAAGAGGTTATATGGCACCTGAATGGGTTTATAATCTTAGAATTACTTCTAAAGTTGATGTTTATAGTTATGGAATTGTTTTGTTGGAAATGGTGACAGGTAAAAGTCCAATGGAAATTCATAGTCTTGAGATTGGTGGTGGTGTAGAGCATCATAGAATGGTGACATGGGTGATGGATAAGGTGAAAAGTGCACCTacaactatgttttgggttgaGGAGATTATTGATCCTAAATTGGAAGGGAAGTATGATGTTTCTGAAGTTGAGATTTTGGTTAAAGTTGGTTTGAAGTGTGTGAAAGATGAAATGAATGAAAGACCATCCATGAGCCAAATAGTGGAGATGCTTCAGTCCCATAGAAAAAGAGCCCCACATCGTTAG
- the LOC101510278 gene encoding probable isoaspartyl peptidase/L-asparaginase 2: protein MVGWAIAVHGGAGVDPNLPPQRQEQAKQLLTHCLNIGITALRSNVSAVDVVELVVRELETNPLFNSGRGSALTAKGTVEMEASIMDGTKRRCGAVSGLTTVKNPVSLARLVMDKSPHSYLAFSGAEEFARQQGVEVEENEYFITPDNVGMLKLAKEANTILFDYRIPTTGYEKCAGAESPLQMNGLPISVYAPETVGCAVVDSEGRCAAATSTGGLMNKMSGRIGDSPLIGAGTYACEVCGVSCTGEGEAIIRATLAREVAAVMEYKGLGLQDAVDYVIKHRLDEGQAGLIAVSNKGEVAYGFNCNGMFRGCATQDGFMEVGIWE from the exons atggtTGGTTGGGCTATTGCTGTGCATGGCGGCGCTGGTGTGGATCCTAATCTCCCACCACAGCGTCAAGAACAAGCCAAACAACTCCTTACTCATTGTCTCAATATTGGCATCACTGCTCTTCGTTCCAATGTTTCTGCCGTTGATGTCGTTGAACTTGTC GTGAGAGAACTAGAAACAAATCCCCTGTTCAACTCTGGTCGTGGATCTGCCTTAACAGCAAAAGGAACGGTTGAGATGGAGGCTAGTATAATGGATGGTACTAAGAGAAGATGTGGCGCCGTATCTGGTCTTACCACCGTGAAGAATCCTGTCTCACTTGCTCGCCTTGTCATGGACAAGTCTCCTCATTCCTACCTTGCATTCTCTGGTGCAGAAGAATTTGCTAGACAACAG GGTGTAGAGGTTGAAGAGAACGAATACTTCATCACTCCGGATAATGTTGGTATGCTGAAACTAGCAAAAGAAGCAAATACGATTTTG TTTGATTATCGAATTCCAACAACAGGATACGAAAAGTGTGCAGGAGCTGAGAGTCCATTGCAAATGAATGGTCTACCAATTAGCGTTTATGCTCCAGAGACCGTTGGATGTGCTGTGGTGGACAGTGAGGGAAGGTGTGCTGCTGCCACGTCAACAGGGGGACTCATGAACAAAATGAGTGGTCGAATTGGTGACTCACCACTCATTGGAGCTGGAACATATGCGTGTGAAGTGTGTGGAGTCTCTTGCACTGGTGAAGGAGAAGCTATCATACGCGCCACTCTAGCGCGTGAGGTGGCAGCAGTTATGGAGTACAAAGGTTTGGGGCTTCAAGATGCCGTGGACTATGTAATCAAACATCGTCTTGATGAAGGGCAAGCTGGTCTTATTGCTGTTTCTAACAAGGGTGAAGTGGCTTATGGGTTTAATTGTAATGGAATGTTTAGGGGTTGTGCTACTCAGGATGGATTTATGGAAGTGGGAATTTgggaataa
- the LOC101509629 gene encoding protein MRG2 isoform X2 gives MFQKTRIATAALTLRSKIITSPFLPTLKERKSSLTTLLVFMKPRLGKLNTSINDGGSIFIIFWDEWVVLDRLMKHTEENMRIKLALDEKYGNDKNARKPRASSKASNGARGRKRKNDSVIKEKSGVLPDKLVNILIPLTLKKQLVDDFEFITHLGKLVKLPRTPNVNDIFKKYFDYRLKKSGSISDSAEEIMKGLCCYFDKALPVMLLYNNEREQYQEACPNNTVPSSIYGAEHLLRLFVKLPELLIHANIEGDTLIELQTQILDFLRFLRKSQRSFFLSSYHVPEDIENNINKQLFCIAHNIT, from the exons ATGTTTCAGAAAACTCGAATAGCAACAGCAGCTCTAACACTGAGATCGAAAATTATAACATCTCCGTTTCTCCCTACACTGAAGGAGAGAAAGTCTTCGCTTACCACACTACTTGTATTTATGAAGCCAAg gttaggCAAATTGAATACAAGCATAAACGATGGCGGTTCTATCTTCATTATCTT TTGGGATGAATGGGTTGTTTTGGATCGTTTGATGAAACACACGGAGGAAAATATGCGCATCAAACTTGCACTTGATGAGAAATATGGTAATGACAAGAATGCCAGAAAACCCCGTGCATCTTCCAAGGCTTCTAACG GAGCGAGAGGCAGGAAACGAAAGAATGATTCTGTGATTAAG GAAAAATCTGGTGTTCTTCCTGATAAACTTGTCAACATTCTGATTCCACTAACATTAAAGAAGCAATTAGTTGATGATTTTGAGTTTATTACTCATCTAGGCAAG CTTGTTAAACTTCCTCGTACTCCTAATGTGAACGACATATTCAAGAAATACTTTGATTACAGATTGAAGAAAAGTGGCTC GATATCTGATTCGGCTGAAGAAATTATGAAAGgattgtgttgttactttgaCAAAGCATTGCCAGTGATGCTCTTGTACAATAATGAGCGTGAGCAGTACCAAGAAGCTTGTCCAAATAATACCGTTCCTTCTTCTATATACGGCGCTGAGCATTTGCTACGCCTCTTTG TTAAGTTGCCAGAGTTATTGATCCATGCTAACATTGAAGGCGACACATTGATAGAACTCCAGACACAAATACTTGACTTTCTCAG ATTCTTGCGAAAAAGTCAGCGCTCATTTTTCCTTTCGAGTTATCATGTCCCGGAAGATATTGAGAACAACATCAATAAACAACTGTTTTGTATTGCACATAATATCACATAG